The proteins below come from a single Streptomyces sp. SCSIO 75703 genomic window:
- a CDS encoding M48 family metallopeptidase produces MSDGHDDSGRERVPGRQRRRFPGISSRAYEHPADRSALVALRKLSGFDTVFKALSGLLPERSLRLLFLSDSVRVSDRQFAHLNVMLRDACYILDLEKVPPMYVTQDPVPNAMCIGLDEPIIVVTTGLVELLDEEEMRAVVGHEVGHALSGHSVYRTVLLFLTSLAVRVAWIPLGNLAIMAIVTGLREWFRKSELSADRAGLLVGQDLQASMRGLMKIAGGNHLHEMNVDAFLEQADEYEAGGDLRDSVLKIMNVLPRSHPFTTVRAAELRKWAASRDYQRVMDGHYPRRDEDGDASVRDSFRESASHYAGHVRNSKDPLMKLVNDIAGGAGDLGERVRRGFGGFTSSTPRPPKDGTGPEGGQAEGRDRPEGPDAPGDGPPRENG; encoded by the coding sequence ATGTCCGACGGCCACGACGACAGCGGGCGGGAGCGGGTGCCGGGCCGGCAACGGCGGCGTTTTCCGGGGATCTCCTCGCGGGCGTACGAGCATCCGGCGGATCGCAGTGCTCTGGTGGCGTTGCGGAAGCTGAGCGGTTTCGACACGGTTTTCAAGGCGTTGAGCGGTTTGTTGCCGGAGCGGAGTCTCCGGTTGTTGTTCCTTTCGGATTCGGTGCGGGTCTCGGACCGGCAGTTCGCGCATCTGAACGTGATGTTGCGGGACGCCTGCTACATCCTGGACCTGGAGAAGGTCCCGCCGATGTACGTGACGCAGGACCCGGTGCCGAACGCGATGTGCATCGGTCTGGACGAGCCGATCATCGTGGTGACGACGGGGCTCGTCGAGTTGCTGGACGAGGAGGAGATGCGCGCGGTCGTCGGGCACGAGGTCGGGCACGCGCTGTCCGGTCACTCGGTGTACCGGACCGTGTTGCTGTTCCTGACGAGTCTCGCGGTCCGGGTGGCGTGGATTCCGCTGGGCAATCTGGCGATCATGGCGATCGTCACGGGGCTGCGCGAGTGGTTCCGCAAGTCGGAGTTGTCGGCCGACCGGGCGGGTCTGCTGGTCGGCCAGGATCTGCAGGCGTCGATGCGGGGCCTGATGAAGATCGCGGGCGGTAATCATCTGCACGAGATGAACGTGGACGCGTTCCTGGAGCAGGCCGACGAGTACGAGGCCGGTGGCGATCTGCGCGATTCCGTACTGAAGATCATGAACGTGCTGCCCCGGTCGCATCCGTTCACCACGGTGCGCGCGGCCGAGTTGCGGAAGTGGGCCGCCTCGCGCGACTACCAGCGCGTCATGGATGGTCACTATCCGCGGCGGGACGAGGACGGCGACGCCTCGGTGCGGGACTCGTTCCGCGAGTCGGCGTCGCACTACGCGGGCCATGTGCGCAATTCCAAGGATCCGCTGATGAAGCTCGTGAACGACATCGCCGGCGGTGCGGGAGATCTCGGGGAGCGGGTGCGGCGGGGCTTCGGCGGCTTCACGTCGTCCACGCCTCGGCCGCCGAAGGACGGGACGGGACCGGAGGGCGGGCAGGCGGAGGGCCGGGACCGGCCGGAGGGCCCCGATGCGCCGGGGGACGGGCCGCCGCGCGAGAACGGCTGA
- the nadD gene encoding nicotinate-nucleotide adenylyltransferase — MGEQDMPTGPAHDTGGGTPHRPVPAGPGNGPSRTGKRRLGVMGGTFDPIHHGHLVAASEVASQFHLDEVVFVPTGQPWQKSHRTVSAAEDRYLMTVVATVENPQFSVSRIDIDRGGPTYTVDTLRDLSALNPDTDLFFITGADALAQILTWRDSEELFSLAHFIGVTRPGHHLTDDGLPEGGVSLVEVPALAISSTDCRARVAQGEPVWYLVPDGVVRYIDKRQLYRGQ, encoded by the coding sequence ATGGGAGAGCAGGACATGCCTACCGGCCCGGCGCACGACACCGGAGGCGGCACACCGCACCGCCCGGTGCCCGCCGGTCCCGGCAACGGCCCCTCACGGACGGGCAAACGCCGACTCGGCGTCATGGGCGGCACATTCGACCCGATCCACCACGGACACCTCGTGGCGGCCAGCGAAGTCGCCTCACAGTTCCACCTCGACGAAGTCGTCTTCGTCCCCACCGGGCAGCCCTGGCAGAAGAGCCACCGCACCGTCTCCGCGGCCGAGGACCGGTACCTGATGACCGTCGTCGCCACCGTCGAGAACCCGCAGTTCTCCGTCAGCCGCATCGACATCGACCGCGGCGGACCCACGTACACCGTGGACACCCTGCGCGACCTGAGTGCCCTCAACCCGGACACGGACCTGTTCTTCATCACCGGCGCCGACGCCCTCGCCCAGATCCTCACCTGGCGCGACAGTGAGGAACTCTTCTCCCTCGCCCACTTCATCGGCGTCACCCGGCCCGGCCACCACCTGACAGACGACGGACTCCCGGAAGGCGGCGTCTCGCTCGTCGAGGTTCCCGCGCTAGCCATCTCCTCGACGGACTGCCGGGCCAGAGTCGCCCAGGGCGAACCCGTCTGGTACCTGGTGCCGGACGGCGTCGTGCGCTACATCGACAAACGTCAGCTGTACCGCGGCCAGTGA